A DNA window from Mus pahari chromosome 13, PAHARI_EIJ_v1.1, whole genome shotgun sequence contains the following coding sequences:
- the Ccdc157 gene encoding coiled-coil domain-containing protein 157 isoform X1 produces MAHLLGSQACMDSLRKDLTDLQGTIVDVFSRAGPVRFPSWKFPDRVACDLDMVALLEHYDHVPGDPEFTQLSHAVLLELVIDRLLLLLQSCASYLENLSVEQMMPPARAAGPCMSVGLTVRRFWSNLLRLGLLYQQAVPQKRTNQGEISITKPTAKGEPARSPECMTAKFIKPPSPVPGLPLICQGLQSIPVRVSLRSPGGTSEKTKSVHSQTIETALVPCDACTSVQGSLWEVGKVVISLCQSQNLPSSLGQFQKLVQDSLGLKPLPAATVSHWAAEQSKDLTRLNKHVGTLTQLVGPLRAQLKEAEGQKDGLRKQVSKLEQTLQQEQGERRQQTEEAERTLAKWEHDRHQLLTETCDLKTKVAVLEGDLKQQQKSMQAMEAKAQQLEVEGERRAAAERQVQQLEEQVQLLAGRLDGASQQIRWASTELDKEKARVDSMVRHQESLQAKQRTLLQQLDCLDQEREELRGSLDEAEVQRSELEEQLQSLQSDKEQRQCQLQAQQELLQSLQQEKQDLEQVTTDLRLTISELQRQLEELKERERLLVAFPDLHQPEEAQIQSSSNVTQDMERQVQANDIRIQVLQEENKRLQAMLTKIREVAQHGGLKMVPQGQLWSPSYKGIQGAAPPAQAQSAFSGSTARRQSPGSRTSSTGRTHPGGLRTSPSRQLGSLPSKFSLGDGTHSATCTQNPIRALARLRRKLSPNRQAGSTYQPQERPT; encoded by the exons ATGGCACACCTGCTAGGCAGCCAGGCTTGTATGGACAGCCTGCGCAAGGACCTCACCGACCTGCAGGGCACCATTGTGGATGTGTTCTCTCGTGCTGGGCCTGTGCGCTTCCCCTCCTGGAAGTTCCCTGACCGTGTGGCCTGTGACCTTGACATGGTGGCCCTTCTGGAGCACTATGACCATGTGCCAGGTGACCCTGAGTTCACACAGTTGTCCCATGCCGTGCTGCTGGAGCTGGTCATTGACAG gctcctgctgctgcttcagaGTTGTGCCAGCTACCTGGAAAACCTCAGTGTGGAGCAGATGATGCCTCCTGCCCGGGCTGCAGGGCCATGCATGTCCGTGGGGCTTACAGTACGGCGCTTCTGGAGCAACCTCCTTAGGCTGGGCCTGCTCTACCAGCAGGCAGTCCCCCAG AAAAGAACAAACCAAGGGGAGATTTCTATCACCAAGCCCACAGCTAAGGGTGAACCAGCCAGGAGCCCGGAATGTATGACTGCCAAGttcatcaagcctccctccccggTGCCAGGCTTGCCTTTGATCTGCCAAGGGTTGCAGAGCATCCCTGTCAGAGTCTCCCTGCGGAGCCCAGGTGGGACCTCTGAGAAAACTAAGAGCGTCCACTCCCAGACCATCGAGACAGCCTTGGTGCCCTGTGATGCTTGCACCAGTGTCCAGGGCAGCTTGTGGGAGGTGGGCAAGGTGGTTATCAGCCTATGTCAGAGCCAAAACTTGCCTTCATCCTTGGGCCAGTTCCAGAAGTTGGTGCAGGACAGCCTGGGGCTTAAACCACTGCCAGCTGCCACCGTGAGCCACTgggcagcagagcagagcaaagaCCTGACTCGTCTCAATAAACATGTGGGGACCCTCACCCAGCTTGTTGGGCCCCTCAGGGCTCAGCTGAAAGAGGCTGAGGGGCAGAAGGATGGACTGAGGAAGCAGGTGAGCAAGCTGGAGCAGACCCTGCAGCAGGAGCAAGGGGAGCGGCGGCAGCAGACAGAGGAGGCTGAGCGGACCCTGGCCAAGTGGGAGCATGACAGGCATCAGCTGCTCACAG AAACATGTGACCTAAAGACAAAGGTGGCTGTTCTGGAGGGAGAcctgaagcagcagcagaagtcCATGCAGGCCATGG AGGCCAAGGCCCAGCAGCTGGAGGTGGAAGGTGAGCGTAGGGCAGCAGCTGAGAGGCAGGTGCAGCAGCTGGAGGAGCAAGTGCAGCTGCTGGCGGGGCGGCTGGACGGGGCTAGCCAGCAGATCCGCTGGGCCAGCACGGAGCTGGACAAGGAGAAGGCCCGCGTCGACAGCATGGTCCGTCATCAGGAG TCCCTGCAGGCCAAGCAGAGGACTTTGCTACAGCAGCTGGACTGTCTGGACCAGGAGCGGGAAGAGCTGCGGGGAAGTCTGGATGAGGCTGAGGTCCAGCGGTCTGAGTTGGAGGAGCAGCTGCAGAGTCTCCAGAGCGATAAGGAACAGAGACAGTGCCAGCTACAGGCCCAGCAG GAACTACTGCAGAGCCTGCAGCAGGAGAAACAGGACCTGGAGCAGGTGACTACAGACCTGCGGCTGACCATCTCTGAGCTACAGCGgcagctggaggagctgaaggagcgGGAGCGGCTGCTGGTGGCCTTCCCAGACCTGCACCAGCCAGAGGAGGCCCAAATCCAAA GCTCTAGCAATGTCACGCAGGACATGGAAAGGCAAGTGCAAGCCAATGATATCCGTATCCAGGTCCTACAGGAGGAGAACAAGCGGCTCCAGGCGATGCTAACCAAAATCCGAGAGGTGGCCCAGCACGGAGGCCTCAAG ATGgtccctcagggccagctctggtCCCCTTCCTACAAGGGCATCCAGGGAGCAGCACCTCCAGCCCAGGCCCAGAGTGCGTTCTCAGG ATCGACAGCCAGGCGGCAGTCTCCTGGCAGCAGGACGAGCAGTACAGGCAGGACCCATCCAGGCGGGCTCCGCACATCCCCCTCTCGGCAGCTCGGCAGCTTGCCCAGCAAGTTCTCTTTGGGGGATGGAACCCATTCAGCAACCTGCACCCAGAACCCCATAAGGGCCTTGGCCAGGCTGAGGAGAAAGCTTTCACCGAACCGTCAGGCTGGTTCTACATACCAACCTCAGGAGCGGCCCACGTAA
- the Ccdc157 gene encoding coiled-coil domain-containing protein 157 isoform X2, whose protein sequence is MVALLEHYDHVPGDPEFTQLSHAVLLELVIDRLLLLLQSCASYLENLSVEQMMPPARAAGPCMSVGLTVRRFWSNLLRLGLLYQQAVPQKRTNQGEISITKPTAKGEPARSPECMTAKFIKPPSPVPGLPLICQGLQSIPVRVSLRSPGGTSEKTKSVHSQTIETALVPCDACTSVQGSLWEVGKVVISLCQSQNLPSSLGQFQKLVQDSLGLKPLPAATVSHWAAEQSKDLTRLNKHVGTLTQLVGPLRAQLKEAEGQKDGLRKQVSKLEQTLQQEQGERRQQTEEAERTLAKWEHDRHQLLTETCDLKTKVAVLEGDLKQQQKSMQAMEAKAQQLEVEGERRAAAERQVQQLEEQVQLLAGRLDGASQQIRWASTELDKEKARVDSMVRHQESLQAKQRTLLQQLDCLDQEREELRGSLDEAEVQRSELEEQLQSLQSDKEQRQCQLQAQQELLQSLQQEKQDLEQVTTDLRLTISELQRQLEELKERERLLVAFPDLHQPEEAQIQSSSNVTQDMERQVQANDIRIQVLQEENKRLQAMLTKIREVAQHGGLKMVPQGQLWSPSYKGIQGAAPPAQAQSAFSGSTARRQSPGSRTSSTGRTHPGGLRTSPSRQLGSLPSKFSLGDGTHSATCTQNPIRALARLRRKLSPNRQAGSTYQPQERPT, encoded by the exons ATGGTGGCCCTTCTGGAGCACTATGACCATGTGCCAGGTGACCCTGAGTTCACACAGTTGTCCCATGCCGTGCTGCTGGAGCTGGTCATTGACAG gctcctgctgctgcttcagaGTTGTGCCAGCTACCTGGAAAACCTCAGTGTGGAGCAGATGATGCCTCCTGCCCGGGCTGCAGGGCCATGCATGTCCGTGGGGCTTACAGTACGGCGCTTCTGGAGCAACCTCCTTAGGCTGGGCCTGCTCTACCAGCAGGCAGTCCCCCAG AAAAGAACAAACCAAGGGGAGATTTCTATCACCAAGCCCACAGCTAAGGGTGAACCAGCCAGGAGCCCGGAATGTATGACTGCCAAGttcatcaagcctccctccccggTGCCAGGCTTGCCTTTGATCTGCCAAGGGTTGCAGAGCATCCCTGTCAGAGTCTCCCTGCGGAGCCCAGGTGGGACCTCTGAGAAAACTAAGAGCGTCCACTCCCAGACCATCGAGACAGCCTTGGTGCCCTGTGATGCTTGCACCAGTGTCCAGGGCAGCTTGTGGGAGGTGGGCAAGGTGGTTATCAGCCTATGTCAGAGCCAAAACTTGCCTTCATCCTTGGGCCAGTTCCAGAAGTTGGTGCAGGACAGCCTGGGGCTTAAACCACTGCCAGCTGCCACCGTGAGCCACTgggcagcagagcagagcaaagaCCTGACTCGTCTCAATAAACATGTGGGGACCCTCACCCAGCTTGTTGGGCCCCTCAGGGCTCAGCTGAAAGAGGCTGAGGGGCAGAAGGATGGACTGAGGAAGCAGGTGAGCAAGCTGGAGCAGACCCTGCAGCAGGAGCAAGGGGAGCGGCGGCAGCAGACAGAGGAGGCTGAGCGGACCCTGGCCAAGTGGGAGCATGACAGGCATCAGCTGCTCACAG AAACATGTGACCTAAAGACAAAGGTGGCTGTTCTGGAGGGAGAcctgaagcagcagcagaagtcCATGCAGGCCATGG AGGCCAAGGCCCAGCAGCTGGAGGTGGAAGGTGAGCGTAGGGCAGCAGCTGAGAGGCAGGTGCAGCAGCTGGAGGAGCAAGTGCAGCTGCTGGCGGGGCGGCTGGACGGGGCTAGCCAGCAGATCCGCTGGGCCAGCACGGAGCTGGACAAGGAGAAGGCCCGCGTCGACAGCATGGTCCGTCATCAGGAG TCCCTGCAGGCCAAGCAGAGGACTTTGCTACAGCAGCTGGACTGTCTGGACCAGGAGCGGGAAGAGCTGCGGGGAAGTCTGGATGAGGCTGAGGTCCAGCGGTCTGAGTTGGAGGAGCAGCTGCAGAGTCTCCAGAGCGATAAGGAACAGAGACAGTGCCAGCTACAGGCCCAGCAG GAACTACTGCAGAGCCTGCAGCAGGAGAAACAGGACCTGGAGCAGGTGACTACAGACCTGCGGCTGACCATCTCTGAGCTACAGCGgcagctggaggagctgaaggagcgGGAGCGGCTGCTGGTGGCCTTCCCAGACCTGCACCAGCCAGAGGAGGCCCAAATCCAAA GCTCTAGCAATGTCACGCAGGACATGGAAAGGCAAGTGCAAGCCAATGATATCCGTATCCAGGTCCTACAGGAGGAGAACAAGCGGCTCCAGGCGATGCTAACCAAAATCCGAGAGGTGGCCCAGCACGGAGGCCTCAAG ATGgtccctcagggccagctctggtCCCCTTCCTACAAGGGCATCCAGGGAGCAGCACCTCCAGCCCAGGCCCAGAGTGCGTTCTCAGG ATCGACAGCCAGGCGGCAGTCTCCTGGCAGCAGGACGAGCAGTACAGGCAGGACCCATCCAGGCGGGCTCCGCACATCCCCCTCTCGGCAGCTCGGCAGCTTGCCCAGCAAGTTCTCTTTGGGGGATGGAACCCATTCAGCAACCTGCACCCAGAACCCCATAAGGGCCTTGGCCAGGCTGAGGAGAAAGCTTTCACCGAACCGTCAGGCTGGTTCTACATACCAACCTCAGGAGCGGCCCACGTAA
- the Rnf215 gene encoding RING finger protein 215, with protein MGPADRPALRSPSLPPPPPSPPSPLLLLLPLLPLWLGLMGPGAAADGSEPAAREGRGGARSVRVDVKLPRQDALVLEGVRIGPEAGPEPLLGGRLLLMDVVDAEQEIPVDGWIAVAYVGKEQVAQFHQENQGSSQKAYPKALVQQMRRALFLGASALLLLILNHSVVRELDISQLLLRPVIVLHYSSNVTKLLEALLQRTQATAEISSGESLSANIEWKLTLWTTCGLSKDGYGGWQDLVCLGGARAQEQKPLQQLWNAILLVAMLLCTGLVVQAQRQASRQSQQEPGSQEDLFKRRVVRRLASLKTRRCRLSRAAHSLPEPGTETCAVCLDYFCNKQWLRVLPCKHEFHRDCVDPWLMLQQTCPLCKFNVLGNHYSDD; from the exons ATGGGCCCTGCCGATCGCCCCGCGCTGAGGTCGCCATCGTtgccgccccctcccccatcgCCGCCGTCGccgctgctgctactgctgcccctgctgccttTGTGGCTGGGCCTGATGGGGCCCGGAGCGGCGGCGGACGGCAGTGAGCCGGCGGCCCGGGAGGGACGGGGCGGAGCCCGCTCAGTGCGAGTGGATGTGAAGCTGCCGCGGCAGGACGCCTTGGTTTTGGAGGGCGTCAGGATCGGTCCCGAAGCCGGTCCGGAACCTCTGCTGGGCGGCCGCCTGCTGCTG ATGGATGTCGTGGATGCTGAGCAAGAGATACCTGTAGATGGCTGGATTGCAGTGGCATATGTGGGCAAAGAGCAGGTCGCCCAGTTCCACCAGGAGAATCAAGGCAGTAGCCAGAAGGCATATCCCAAGGCTCTGGTCCAGCAG ATGCGCCGAGCCCTTTTCCTGGGAGCCTCTGCCCTGCTTCTCCTCATCCTAAACCACAGTGTGGTCCGAGAG CTGGATATATCCCAGCTTCTGCTGAGGCCAGTGATTGTTCTCCATTACTCCTCCAATGTCACCAAGCTGTTGGAGGCACTTCTGCA GAGGACCCAGGCTACTGCTGAGATCAGCAGTGGAGAGTCCCTTTCAGCCAACATCGAGTGGAAGCTGACATTGTGGACCACCTGTGGTCTCTCCAAGGATGGCTACGGAGGCTGGCAGGACTTGGTGTGCCTGGGAGGTGCTCGGGCCCAGGAGCAG AAACCCCTGCAGCAGCTATGGAACGCCATCTTGCTTGTAGCCATGCTCCTGTGCACAGGCCTTGTGGTTCAGGCCCAACGGCAGGCGTCAAGACAGAGCCAGCAGGAGCCTGGAAGCCAG GAGGATCTGTTCAAACGCCGTGTGGTTCGGAGACTAGCATCCCTCAAGACCCGGCGCTGCCGGCTGAGCAGGGCAGCACACAGCCTTCCAGAGCCGGGCACTGAGACGTGTGCTGTGTGTCTAGATTACTTCTGTAACAAGCAG TGGCTCCGGGTACTGCCCTGTAAGCATGAGTTCCACCGAGACTGTGTGGACCCCTGGCTGATGCTACAACAGACCTGCCCACTGTGCAAGTTCAACGTCCTGG GGAACCACTACTCAGATGACTAA